In Hahella sp. KA22, one genomic interval encodes:
- a CDS encoding TonB-dependent siderophore receptor: protein MRLVPLLLLVGSQLTGVRAEELAPVVVEAKAPSADEIDAEYQTGFVKVIKREQFDSKVATVADVLKNETGVQVRQSGGLGSYSAVYLRGSTSKQVNVYLDGVLLNDATGGSVDLSQILLSGIEQIEIYKGATPIQLGYSGVGGAINIKSLRFSKPLRQLSLGYGSFNSRKGALTFADSVGETNYLASLDYLGSDNDFEMLNNNQTEFNPYDDRVERRRNADFSQFNGMLTAERSLSDSTDLQLMAQHFNKDQHLPDIANLESTRTSLDTDFTRLQSKLSFARNTQENYSGRIFLSTQEERYDDSQSRIGLGVQKTRADTDVVGAELYGSYSIGLHLLSATLEARRETYQEEDLTGRRQKQEFERFTYLLGVQDEWADAEDIWLVRLSARQYFLEDETPAASMSGRTEVASDSAQYHSLQAGVRYRLTDWLSLKSNASRDVRFPQLAEKFGDRGFFIGNSELHPETALNGDIGFEVGVDSFSVSAAYFYRDLKDAIVPSYDSRGVGRFENVGKARVSGVEVDAMYRPVPAWTFIARSTAQDTENLSDARDLHGKQLAGAYTYSHFLSAAWSIGRITTSVEYRHESGAYYDSAQETEVEDQNIVDVVGRWSDGETTVEVSANNVTDEVVEAFNGYPSPGRHYFVSLQHLF from the coding sequence ATGAGGCTTGTACCCCTTTTGCTTTTAGTTGGCTCACAACTGACCGGCGTTCGCGCGGAAGAGTTGGCGCCTGTTGTCGTCGAAGCCAAAGCTCCATCTGCGGATGAAATTGACGCGGAGTATCAAACTGGCTTTGTTAAGGTGATCAAGCGCGAGCAATTTGACTCGAAAGTCGCCACCGTCGCAGACGTGCTGAAGAATGAAACCGGCGTGCAAGTGCGTCAGAGCGGCGGGCTGGGATCATACTCCGCTGTTTATCTTCGTGGCTCCACCAGTAAGCAGGTGAACGTTTATCTAGATGGAGTATTGTTAAACGATGCGACTGGCGGCTCGGTGGACTTGAGCCAGATATTGCTGAGCGGCATTGAGCAGATTGAAATTTATAAAGGCGCAACGCCGATTCAGCTGGGCTACTCTGGCGTCGGCGGCGCGATCAATATCAAATCTCTTCGTTTCAGCAAACCCCTCAGACAATTAAGTCTTGGGTATGGCTCATTCAACAGTCGTAAAGGGGCGCTTACATTCGCCGATAGCGTTGGCGAAACCAACTACCTGGCGTCCCTTGATTATCTCGGCAGTGATAACGACTTCGAGATGCTGAACAACAACCAGACCGAATTTAATCCCTACGATGATCGTGTGGAACGTCGTCGCAATGCGGATTTCAGTCAGTTCAATGGCATGCTGACGGCGGAACGCAGCCTGTCGGATAGCACGGATTTGCAACTGATGGCGCAACATTTCAATAAAGATCAGCATCTGCCTGACATCGCTAATCTGGAGAGCACGCGAACCAGTCTGGATACGGACTTCACTCGTCTGCAGAGCAAACTGAGCTTTGCCCGAAATACACAGGAAAATTATTCGGGGCGCATTTTCTTGTCCACACAAGAAGAGCGTTATGACGACAGTCAAAGCCGCATTGGCCTGGGCGTGCAGAAAACTCGGGCTGACACGGATGTGGTCGGCGCCGAGTTATATGGCTCCTATTCAATCGGTCTGCATCTGCTCTCCGCTACCTTGGAGGCGCGCCGGGAAACTTATCAGGAAGAGGACCTGACCGGGCGCAGGCAAAAGCAGGAGTTCGAGCGTTTTACCTACTTGCTGGGTGTGCAAGACGAGTGGGCGGATGCTGAAGATATCTGGTTGGTGCGCCTGAGCGCGCGCCAATACTTTCTTGAAGATGAGACTCCCGCTGCATCCATGAGCGGGCGCACGGAGGTGGCTTCCGATTCCGCTCAATATCATTCATTGCAGGCTGGCGTTCGTTACCGCCTGACAGATTGGCTGTCGCTCAAGTCCAATGCATCCCGGGATGTGAGGTTCCCTCAGTTAGCGGAGAAGTTCGGCGATAGAGGATTCTTCATTGGTAATAGTGAGTTGCACCCGGAAACAGCGTTGAATGGTGACATCGGATTTGAAGTGGGCGTAGATAGTTTTAGTGTATCTGCGGCCTATTTCTATCGGGATTTAAAAGATGCTATCGTCCCCTCTTATGACTCAAGGGGAGTCGGCCGCTTTGAGAATGTCGGCAAAGCAAGGGTTAGCGGAGTGGAAGTGGACGCCATGTATCGACCTGTTCCCGCCTGGACGTTTATCGCCAGAAGCACCGCCCAGGACACAGAAAACCTGTCAGACGCCCGTGACCTGCACGGTAAACAACTGGCGGGCGCCTACACCTATTCCCACTTTTTATCCGCCGCCTGGAGTATCGGGCGCATCACCACCTCCGTCGAGTATCGTCATGAATCCGGGGCTTATTACGACAGCGCTCAGGAAACGGAAGTGGAAGATCAAAACATTGTCGATGTGGTGGGGCGCTGGTCCGATGGCGAGACTACCGTTGAAGTCAGCGCAAACAATGTGACCGATGAAGTCGTTGAAGCTTTTAACGGTTACCCTTCTCCTGGGCGACACTATTTTGTGTCTTTACAGCATTTATTTTAG
- a CDS encoding cobyric acid synthase — translation MTKSTLMIQGTTSDAGKSTLVTAICRSLLRRGVKVAPFKPQNMALNSAVTVDGGEIGRAQAVQAQACGLQPHTDMNPVLLKPNTDIGAQVIIHGKARANMDAVAYHDYKRTAMQAVLESFQRLSSAYDAVLVEGAGSPAEINLRDRDIANMGFAEAVDCPVILIADIDRGGVFAHLVGTLALLSESEQRRVRGFVINRFRGDIALLEPGLRWLEEYTGKPVLGVLPYLNGLHLEAEDALPREAIVKSGATLKVIAPSLPRISNHTDFDPLRLHPQVDFQFIGPGQSPPSADLIILPGSKSVRNDLQWLRENGWEEAIRKHLRYGGRVIGICGGYQMLGRSIADPHGLEGVAGESVGLGWLEIATTLEPEKQLRRVEGRLWLDDARITGYEIHAGVTRCAASQTSAVRLADGRLDGVVSDDNQVLGLYLHGLFESPQSLAALLRWAGLNEVQHLDYDALREADINRLADVVDQYLNWDEIAGFLQVGPNSGDRESRA, via the coding sequence ATGACCAAGAGTACGCTCATGATCCAGGGAACCACTTCCGACGCTGGCAAAAGCACACTCGTCACCGCGATATGCCGCAGTCTGTTGCGGCGTGGCGTGAAAGTGGCGCCGTTCAAGCCACAGAATATGGCGCTGAACAGCGCCGTAACGGTGGACGGTGGTGAGATTGGGCGGGCGCAGGCGGTGCAGGCGCAGGCCTGTGGCCTGCAGCCGCATACGGACATGAACCCAGTGTTGTTGAAGCCCAATACGGATATTGGCGCGCAAGTCATCATTCATGGTAAAGCCCGCGCCAACATGGATGCGGTGGCCTATCACGACTACAAACGCACCGCCATGCAGGCGGTGCTGGAATCTTTTCAACGACTCTCCTCCGCTTACGATGCGGTTCTGGTTGAGGGCGCAGGCTCGCCGGCGGAGATTAACCTGCGCGATCGAGATATCGCCAATATGGGGTTTGCGGAAGCGGTCGACTGCCCGGTTATCCTGATTGCCGATATTGACCGGGGGGGCGTGTTCGCTCATTTGGTCGGCACATTGGCTTTATTGAGCGAAAGTGAACAGCGACGGGTTCGCGGCTTTGTCATCAACCGTTTTCGCGGCGACATTGCTTTGCTTGAGCCGGGACTCCGGTGGCTGGAGGAATATACCGGCAAGCCCGTGTTGGGAGTGTTGCCTTATCTGAATGGCCTGCATCTGGAAGCGGAAGACGCCTTGCCGCGGGAAGCTATCGTTAAGTCTGGCGCGACGCTTAAAGTTATCGCACCCTCCTTGCCCCGAATCAGTAATCACACGGACTTTGACCCGCTGCGGTTACACCCGCAGGTGGACTTTCAGTTTATCGGGCCGGGCCAGTCGCCGCCGTCAGCTGATCTCATTATTCTTCCTGGCTCCAAATCCGTACGCAACGACCTGCAGTGGTTGCGCGAAAATGGCTGGGAAGAGGCTATTCGCAAGCACCTGCGTTATGGCGGCCGGGTTATCGGTATTTGCGGCGGCTACCAGATGCTGGGACGTAGCATCGCCGACCCCCATGGCCTGGAAGGCGTTGCTGGAGAGAGCGTTGGCCTGGGATGGCTGGAGATCGCCACGACTCTGGAGCCGGAAAAGCAATTGCGGCGAGTGGAAGGGCGCCTTTGGTTGGATGACGCTCGGATTACCGGCTATGAGATTCATGCTGGAGTGACTCGCTGCGCAGCGTCGCAAACGTCGGCGGTGCGTCTTGCGGACGGGCGATTGGACGGTGTCGTCAGTGATGATAATCAGGTGCTGGGGCTGTATCTGCATGGACTTTTCGAAAGCCCGCAGTCTTTGGCGGCGCTATTGCGCTGGGCGGGCCTGAACGAAGTGCAACACCTGGATTACGATGCTTTACGAGAAGCTGACATAAATCGCCTGGCGGATGTCGTGGACCAGTACTTAAACTGGGACGAAATCGCAGGGTTTCTACAGGTAGGGCCAAACAGCGGCGACAGGGAGAGCAGGGCGTGA
- the cobU gene encoding bifunctional adenosylcobinamide kinase/adenosylcobinamide-phosphate guanylyltransferase, which yields MRTLILGGVKSGKSALAEQLAISQEKPVVYIATATAGDGEMAARIAHHRARRPSAWGLIEAPVYLADAIRDAKQEGSLVLVDCLTLWLTNLLISDDKELFGQQRQALLEMLPDLDGDIIFVSNETNMGVTPLGELTRRYCDEAGLLHQALAALCDRVVLTVAGLPHCLKGRLELA from the coding sequence GTGAGGACGTTGATTCTAGGCGGCGTGAAGTCAGGGAAGAGCGCGTTGGCTGAGCAATTGGCGATTTCCCAGGAGAAACCCGTCGTCTATATCGCTACGGCTACCGCTGGCGATGGCGAAATGGCCGCGAGGATCGCTCACCATCGCGCCCGCCGCCCCTCCGCCTGGGGATTGATTGAAGCCCCTGTCTATCTCGCCGACGCCATTCGTGACGCCAAGCAGGAAGGCAGTCTCGTATTGGTGGACTGCCTGACGCTTTGGCTTACCAATCTTTTGATTTCAGACGACAAAGAACTTTTTGGACAGCAACGGCAGGCTCTGTTGGAGATGCTGCCCGACCTCGACGGCGACATCATCTTCGTCAGCAATGAAACCAACATGGGCGTTACGCCTTTAGGGGAGCTGACGCGTCGATACTGCGATGAAGCCGGGCTCTTGCATCAGGCCCTCGCCGCCCTTTGTGATCGGGTTGTGCTGACCGTCGCGGGACTGCCCCATTGCTTGAAAGGTCGTTTGGAGCTTGCCTAA
- the cobT gene encoding nicotinate-nucleotide--dimethylbenzimidazole phosphoribosyltransferase → MEFIRRLRVPPIDDTLDAALHQKIDQKTKPLGALGQLERLAFQVARIQGTMTPTLKNPYILVFAGDHGVAKSGVSAYPQDVTWQMVHNFLQGGAAINVFARQHNINMRVIDAGVNHEFEDHPQLVKGKIGPGTENFLEQPAMSEELCEKALRLGAAQVDAIAEEGCNVLGFGEMGIGNTSSASMLMSYLLDVPLEHCVGRGTGLSDEQFERKVKLLQQAAEKYPDLKSPIDILQTFAGFEIVAMVGGILRAAQNRMLVLIDGFIATAAYLVAYKLAPAIGEYAIFCHRSMEQGHQHMLEALKADPILKMDLRLGEGTGCALAYPLLQSSLNFFNEMASFADAGVSEKS, encoded by the coding sequence ATGGAATTTATCAGACGCTTGCGCGTTCCCCCGATAGACGACACGCTGGATGCGGCGTTGCACCAAAAAATCGATCAGAAAACCAAACCCCTGGGCGCATTGGGGCAACTGGAAAGGCTGGCGTTTCAGGTCGCCCGCATTCAGGGCACCATGACCCCCACGTTGAAGAACCCCTACATTCTGGTATTCGCCGGCGATCATGGCGTGGCGAAATCCGGCGTCAGCGCGTATCCACAGGACGTCACCTGGCAGATGGTGCATAACTTCCTGCAGGGTGGGGCGGCGATCAATGTCTTTGCGCGTCAGCACAATATTAATATGCGGGTGATCGACGCAGGCGTGAACCATGAATTTGAAGACCACCCGCAATTGGTGAAAGGAAAAATCGGCCCGGGGACAGAGAACTTTCTGGAGCAGCCGGCTATGTCCGAGGAGCTCTGTGAAAAGGCGTTGCGTTTGGGCGCGGCTCAAGTCGATGCGATTGCGGAAGAAGGATGTAATGTATTGGGCTTTGGTGAGATGGGGATCGGCAATACCTCTTCCGCCTCCATGCTGATGAGTTATCTTCTGGACGTCCCACTGGAGCACTGCGTGGGGCGTGGCACAGGACTGAGCGATGAGCAATTTGAGCGCAAGGTTAAGTTACTGCAGCAGGCGGCGGAGAAGTACCCTGACCTGAAAAGCCCGATTGATATCCTGCAGACGTTCGCAGGCTTTGAAATAGTCGCCATGGTTGGCGGCATATTGCGCGCGGCGCAAAACCGCATGCTGGTGCTGATAGACGGCTTTATCGCCACCGCAGCGTATCTGGTCGCCTATAAGCTGGCGCCGGCCATTGGCGAATATGCCATTTTCTGCCACCGCTCTATGGAGCAGGGGCATCAACATATGCTGGAAGCGCTCAAGGCGGACCCCATTCTGAAGATGGACCTGCGGCTGGGAGAGGGGACCGGCTGTGCGCTGGCGTATCCTTTGTTGCAGTCGTCTCTGAATTTCTTCAATGAAATGGCCAGCTTCGCGGACGCTGGCGTCAGTGAAAAGAGCTAG
- a CDS encoding adenosylcobinamide-GDP ribazoletransferase, with the protein MNETGVSAAQPWAEILRRQWHLLMLSLQFYTRVPVRLLYDFKEADLNKASRYISLTGWLVALAAACAYLLGVYFYGPWGGAVLAVATGVLITGAFHEDGLADAADGFGGGHTPERILEIMKDSRVGTYGALALALSLSLKIVILAQLAPDAALLLLWISHACSRAVAISLIASLDYVRADQLSKVKPVAKGIATRDIAIAAVIALMPLLLAGVKAFALAVVGLWFLRRASIGYLSRRLGGYTGDCLGAVQQLAEIVLFLLLGGLWSSI; encoded by the coding sequence GTGAACGAAACCGGTGTGTCCGCGGCGCAACCTTGGGCGGAAATCCTGCGTCGGCAATGGCATCTGCTGATGCTGTCCTTGCAGTTCTATACCCGTGTCCCAGTGCGCTTGCTGTACGACTTCAAAGAAGCCGATCTGAATAAGGCCAGCCGCTATATCTCTCTGACTGGGTGGCTGGTCGCCCTGGCGGCCGCCTGCGCATATTTGCTGGGCGTTTACTTCTATGGACCCTGGGGCGGAGCTGTATTGGCTGTTGCGACAGGCGTTCTTATCACGGGCGCGTTTCATGAAGATGGATTGGCGGACGCGGCTGATGGATTCGGCGGCGGACATACGCCGGAGCGTATCCTGGAGATTATGAAGGACAGCCGGGTGGGGACTTATGGCGCGCTGGCGCTGGCGTTAAGTCTTTCGCTAAAAATCGTCATTCTAGCGCAGCTTGCCCCGGACGCCGCCCTGTTATTGCTGTGGATATCCCATGCCTGCAGCCGCGCTGTGGCGATCAGTCTGATCGCGAGTCTGGACTATGTGCGCGCGGACCAGCTCAGCAAGGTCAAGCCGGTCGCTAAAGGCATCGCAACGAGAGACATCGCCATTGCCGCAGTAATAGCGCTCATGCCGTTGCTGCTGGCGGGCGTCAAAGCATTTGCACTGGCGGTTGTGGGCTTGTGGTTCCTGCGTCGCGCCAGTATTGGTTACCTGTCCCGCCGTTTGGGCGGCTACACCGGAGACTGTCTGGGCGCCGTGCAACAACTGGCGGAAATTGTTTTATTCCTGTTGCTGGGGGGGCTATGGAGCTCTATCTGA
- the cobC gene encoding alpha-ribazole phosphatase codes for MELYLIRHTRVAVPKGTLYGQSDVALADTFAEEAATIREQLPAAWDLLYSSPLTRCKTLADWLDPAPSFDDLLMEMSFGDWDGRLLTDLPQKEARDWGDNWLTQRTPGGEGFPDLYRRSEQFIERLAKEAKGKVVLVVAHSGLLRCLCLQLHPEYCRWDKSKTFSIPLDYGGVIHIPAPNFPGA; via the coding sequence ATGGAGCTCTATCTGATCCGCCATACTCGGGTTGCAGTCCCGAAAGGAACACTGTACGGCCAGTCCGATGTCGCTCTGGCCGATACGTTTGCGGAAGAAGCCGCCACTATTCGCGAGCAGTTGCCTGCGGCCTGGGATCTGCTATACAGCAGTCCGCTGACCCGTTGTAAAACACTGGCGGACTGGTTAGACCCCGCGCCGAGCTTTGACGACCTTCTAATGGAAATGAGCTTTGGCGACTGGGACGGGCGGTTACTAACCGACTTGCCGCAGAAGGAAGCGCGGGATTGGGGAGATAATTGGCTGACTCAACGCACTCCGGGAGGAGAAGGTTTTCCAGATCTATACCGGAGAAGCGAACAATTTATTGAACGTCTGGCGAAGGAAGCTAAGGGAAAAGTGGTGTTGGTGGTGGCGCATTCGGGCTTATTGCGTTGTCTGTGTCTGCAGCTACATCCTGAATACTGCCGCTGGGACAAGTCGAAAACGTTCAGCATTCCACTGGACTACGGCGGCGTGATCCACATTCCCGCACCGAACTTTCCTGGCGCTTAA
- a CDS encoding EAL domain-containing protein: MSEKQFCHLNALIIDDDAFMRSIITKTLQRLNLGRVESVASGEEALTLLEDANSHFDILLVDLLMPGMDGIELLRHLAEHEYQGGVLLFSGADSKVLKAAVNVARARYLNVLGSLQKPVTVDALTYYLTHYQSYFRSRNTVSGGSLLNTSELRQGLSDGHLTLYYQPQVDMKTEAVVGVEALARWKHPQHGLLGPGAFVPLAEESNLVGDFTTAVIAQAIDQMQKWKQKQLNLQVAINISSSSISILDLPHLLEHYCQHHKVEASRITLEITETQVGQDMVTMLEVLTRIKLKGLGLSIDDFGTGYSSLERLQRIPFDELKIDGSFVHGSFRDQAARAIFDSSAALGKQLGMSIVAEGVENQDDWDYAAKLGCDIAQGFHIAQPMAPEDFEAWLKRREAAKE, from the coding sequence ATGAGCGAAAAGCAGTTTTGTCACCTGAACGCCCTGATTATCGATGACGACGCTTTCATGCGCAGCATTATCACCAAGACGCTGCAGCGGCTTAATCTGGGGCGGGTGGAGAGCGTTGCGAGCGGAGAAGAAGCGCTGACCTTATTGGAAGACGCTAACTCCCATTTCGATATCCTGCTGGTGGATCTGCTGATGCCCGGCATGGACGGTATCGAACTGTTGCGCCATCTGGCTGAACATGAGTATCAGGGCGGTGTGCTGCTGTTCAGCGGCGCGGACAGTAAAGTGTTGAAGGCCGCGGTAAACGTGGCCCGGGCCCGCTACCTGAATGTGCTGGGGTCTTTGCAGAAGCCTGTCACTGTTGACGCCCTCACTTATTATCTCACCCACTACCAGTCTTATTTCCGCTCTCGTAATACCGTTTCCGGCGGCTCTCTGCTCAATACCAGTGAGTTGCGCCAGGGCCTGAGTGACGGCCATCTCACGCTTTATTACCAACCTCAGGTGGATATGAAAACCGAAGCCGTTGTCGGGGTCGAAGCGCTGGCGCGCTGGAAGCACCCACAACATGGCTTACTCGGCCCCGGCGCGTTTGTGCCGTTGGCGGAAGAAAGTAATCTCGTTGGCGATTTCACCACTGCCGTCATCGCGCAGGCGATAGATCAAATGCAGAAGTGGAAGCAGAAGCAGCTCAATCTGCAGGTCGCCATCAACATTTCCTCTTCATCGATATCTATCCTGGACCTGCCGCACTTGCTGGAACACTACTGCCAGCACCATAAAGTGGAGGCGTCGAGAATCACGCTTGAGATTACGGAGACCCAAGTGGGGCAGGACATGGTGACGATGCTGGAGGTGCTTACCCGCATTAAACTGAAAGGGTTGGGCCTGTCCATTGACGACTTCGGCACCGGCTATTCCTCATTGGAGCGCTTGCAGCGCATTCCATTCGACGAGCTCAAAATTGACGGCAGTTTTGTACATGGCTCCTTCCGTGATCAGGCGGCGCGCGCCATTTTCGACTCCAGCGCCGCGCTGGGCAAACAGCTGGGTATGAGCATCGTAGCGGAAGGAGTGGAAAACCAGGATGACTGGGATTACGCCGCCAAATTGGGCTGCGATATCGCTCAAGGATTCCATATCGCCCAGCCGATGGCGCCAGAGGATTTTGAGGCCTGGCTAAAACGCCGCGAGGCGGCTAAAGAGTAG